GAAAGCAGAACTGTGGCGTATCGACGCCCTTCGGAAAAATGTCAGAGCAAAGCATTACCATGTTACCTTTGAGCCGTTATTCGACGATCCCGGCACAGTTGACCTTTCCGAAATCAACTGGATCGTTGTCGGCACTATGACCGGGGTTCAGAGCAGGAAGGTTCATACGGAGCCGGAGTGGGCATGGTCTTTGACAGACCAGGCACATACGCTCGGCATTCCGGTGTTTATGAAGGAAGACCTTGTCCCTATCATAGGGGATGAAAATATGATTCAGGAAATGCCGGAAGAATTTAATAAAGTGTTAGAGGTACAGAGATCATGGCAGAAGTAATAAATGGAATCCTCATTCGTGAGGTGGAAACAAAGAACATCATGACCAAGTCCAGTCTGCCGGTAGGCGGTTACTCGGTCAATCCCTATGTAGGCTGTACACATGCCTGCAAGTATTGCTATGCTTCTTTTATGAAGCGCTTTACCGGACACACGGAGGAATGGGGTACTTTCCTTGATGTGAAGCATTGGCCGGAAATTAAAAATCCGAAGAAATATGCCGGACAGCGGGTGGTCATTGGTTCTGTGACGGATGGCTACAATCCACAGGAGGAGCAATTCGGGAATACCAGAAAACTTCTGGAGCAGTTGATTGGCAGTGACGCAGATATTCTGATCTGCACAAAGTCTGATCTTGTGGTAAGGGATATTGATCTGCTGAAGAAGCTTGGACGAGTGACCGTTTCATGGTCGATCAACACACTGGATGAAAATTTCAAGAACGATATGGACTCTGCTTCGAGCATTGAACGGCGTATCGCTGCTATGAAGCAGGTATATGACGCAGGAATCCGTACAGTCTGTTTCGTATCCCCGGTATTCCCCGGGATCACGGACTTTGAAGCCATTTTTGAGCGGGTAAAGGATCAGTGCGATCTGTTCTGGCTCGAAAACCTCAATCTTCGGGGCGGCTTCAAAAAGACGATCATGGATTATATCGCCGGAAAATATCCTGATCTTGTACCGCTTTACGATGAGATCTATAACAAGCATAACCGCAGCTACTTTGAAGCGCTTGAAGTAAAAGCTGAGGAAATGGCTAAGGAGTATGATTGTCCCTTTGCGGATAATGAAATGCCTTATGGAAGAGTCCCGCAGGGATATCCGGTGATCGTAGATTATTTCTATCATGAGGAAATCCGTGGGACAGAGAATACCGGAAAAAGAAATCGCTAAACAAAAATTTGATCCAGCTCTTTGAACGAGGAAGACCCCTTGTCCGAAGGGTAAGAAGGTGCAACCGAAAAGGCTTAGAGCAATTCGTGTTTATCGCACTGTTTAAAAATATAATCCGTTAACTTTCTTATCAAGGAAGAAAGTTAACGGATTTTTTGCGCTGAAAATGTTCCATATTTGGGCAAGTATCCTAGTATATTGTTGAAGACTCATAAAACAAGTCATTCACAATATACGCATCCTGGTGTATGATAAAATGGGTATAAATACTGGCAGGGACAGGTTCTCTGTATACAGAGAAAAGCAGGATGAAGAAGGCGTAAAACGAAGAGAGGCTTTTTATAAAATGAAAATGGAAAATTATGAAGAAAAAATATATTCTTTAGGTGAGACTGTAACGGGACAGACACAGGCTATGTCACAGGCAGTACAGAAAACACTGGAAAATAATGGCGGGGTAGGTATAATGACAGGATCTTATGACCAAAACCTGTCTATTTTGTCTGTGGATAATCTGCTGTTGCATAGTACAGGATATACATTCGATACTTTCATGGAACATACAAAAGGCTCATTGATAAACTTCTTTTATGACGAGGAAGATATACTGGAGCGAGACCGTTTTTTGCAGCTTCACGGAACAGGGGAAGCACAGATCCTTGCAGCAGACGGTACAGTGAATAATGTACGGCTTTGTAAAGAGGATACGACAGATGAGACGGGCAGACAGATCTGGGTTATGTCCGTACAGGTCAACTGGGATCATGTAAATTTGGCACTGCTCAATGAAGCTATCTATTCCGGCTTCTGGTATTTTGACTGTGACGAAAACAGTGAAATTGTGAATGCAAACTGGAGTCATGAATTCCGAAAAATGCTCGGCTATCATGACACTATGGACTTTCCGAATAAACTGGAATCCTGGTCAGATCTTCTGCATCCACAGGATAAAGAAAGAGTAATGGTGCAGCTTCAGGCGGCAATTAAGGATAAGACGAACCAGATAAAATACCAGGTAGAGTATCGTATGAGAATGAAGGATAATCAATACCAGTGGTTTCGGACATCGGCAGAAGTAATACGCCGTCTGGATGGTTCTGCCAGCAGGATTGCCGGGATTTTTATTAACATTGATGCGGAGAAAAAAGAAATCATGCAGGCACAAAAATCTGCTGCTTTCCACCGGGCTTTTACGAAAGCAGATCTGTGCGAGTATTATGTGAATCTGGAAGCGAATACTTTTGATACCTTTAAGGTTGAACCGTCCCTGATGACCGTCTTTGAACAGAGTTATACGTGGGATGAATTGATTCGGCATTTTGTGGATTCCTATGTTGTGGAGACAGATAAGAAGGCGGTATCCTCTTTTTACGACCGTGGTTATATTGCAGAAAGGCTGAAGGGTCTGGAAACGGAATTGGCTTTAGAGTGCCGTATCACTCTGAATGGAGAAGAACGATGGGTCCGCAATGTGGTCATACGTGGCGAAATAGAGAATTCAGAATATGCCATGATCTTTCTGCGTGATATCACAGAGGCAAAGGTAGAGAGCGCACGGCATCTGCAGATGGCAGCGGATAATGCTTCCATGGAGCAGCTGATTCAGAGTATTGTGCGCCTGGTTGACCGCTTTGTTGTCTGTGATCTGGAAAATGACAGATATGAATTCTACACTCTGAATGGACAGATGATATATAAACCTCTGGGATCTTATCATGATTTTCAGATGCAGGTTCTTGAAAAATATAAGACACAGGAGCCATTGGAAGCTATAGATATCCTGATAGCTCCGGATAATATTCGGAAGAAACTGAAAAGTGAAAATGATATTTATAAGTTTGAGTATTGCAGCCTGGATGAAAAGACTTATAAAATCGCTTCTTATATTCCACTGGAATGGAAGAATGGAAAGCTGGAAAAGGTATTGCTGGCATCCATGGATGTGACACAGGAGAAGAAAGCAGAGATTGAATCCCGTCAGGCACTGAAAGAGGCTTACCGGTCCGCAGAAAATGCAAATCGTGCGAAAACAGAATTCCTTTCCAATATGTCCCATGATATCCGGACACCGATGAATGCGATTGTCGGTCTGACGGCAATCGCAGGAGCAAATATTGAGAGTCAGGACAGGGTTATTGAATGTCTCAGCAAGATCACAGAATCAAGCCGTCATCTGCTGGGGCTGATCAATGAAGTGCTGGATATGGCACGTATTGAAAGTGGAAAAATGACGCTGGCACAGGAGGATTTTAATCTGCCAGATCTGGTGGATAATCTCATTACACTAACAAAACCGGTGCTTGATGAACATAAACACAATTTTGATATACGCATTAATCACATTGAACATGAGGCTGTCTGTGGTGACAGCCTGAGGATCCAGCAGGTGTTTGTGAATCTGATGAGTAATGCAATCAAGTATACACCGGATGGTGGGAATATTACTTTTTCCATAGAGGAAAAGCCAAATGGATTTTCGGAACTTGGATGCTATGAATTTACAATTGAGGATAATGGGATCGGTATGTCACCGGAATTCCAGAAAATCATGTTTGATCCTTTCAGCCGCGCAGATGACCACCGGACAACCAAGGTTCAGGGAACTGGTCTGGGAATGGCAATCAGCAGAAATATTGTAAATCTGATGAATGGTAATATTAAAGTGGACAGCACCTTACATAAGGGAACTAAAATTACAGTAACCATTTATCTTGAACTTCAGGAAAAAGAAAAAGAACAGGATAAAAATCTGATGAATCTGCCAGTTCTGGTTGTAGATGATGATAAGACATGCTGTGAAAGTACAGTTGCCACACTGAAAGAAATCGGTATTACAGGTGAATGGGTTCTTTCTGGCAAGGAAGCTGTTGAACGTTGTTATGCACGTCATGAGCTAAAAAATGATTATTTTGCTGTTATCCTGGACTGGAAGATGTCGGAGATGGATGGTATAGAAACTGCCAGACAGATCCGGAAACGGATCGGGAAAGAGATTACCATCATTGTACTGACATCCTATGAATTCAGCGAAATTGAAGAAGAGGCAAAGGCGGCAGGTGTAGATGCTTTTATTGCAAAACCGCTGTTCCGTTCCCGACTGACGGCTACACTGCGGCAGTTTACTTCAGGCAGAAAAGAAAATACAGCGAGAAATTATCTGGAGAAACTGTCAGAAGCAGATTATACAGGAAAAAGGATTCTGCTGGTTGAGGATAATGAGTTGAACAGAGAAATTGGTGTTGAAATTTTGCAGATGACAGGGGCAGAAGTGGAAACAGCAGAAAATGGAAAAATCGCAGTTGAAAAAGTGGAAGCATCTCCGAAAGGTTCGTATGATCTTATTTTTATGGATATCCAAATGCCTGTCATGAATGGTTATGAGGCAACTGCAGCAATCAGGAGCCTTCATGGGGAAAAGGGAAAACTGCCTATTGTTGCCATGACTGCCAATGCTTTTGCAGAGGATGTACAGTTGGCCAAAAATACAGGCATGAATGGACATATCGCGAAACCGCTGGATATGAATAAGCTGAATGATGTTCTGGAAAACTGGCTGTAATTGCCTTTCTGGATGCATGGGAAAAGCAGCTAGGAACCAATCCGGCAACTCGACCATTTTGTGAGGTTGTAGGAAGTGGGATAGGTGTGAAGGAAAAGCAGATTAAATCGGAATTGACAGAGGTAATGAAATGTTTGAAGAATTAGGAATTAGTTTTGGCACAGCACTAATCGTCTTGCTTGCATTATATTTAATAATTAAGTGGGCGGTCAAAAATGGAATAAAAGAAGCCTATAGGGATATTACAGGGAAAGTCATTACCGAGGATATTGAGGCAGAACAAATATGTAACGAAGAGAAAAAATAGTTAATAAAGAGAGGCGCATATGCTATGCCAGGTATACTTGTGGTTGAAGATGATGAAAATTTAAATCGTGGAATTACATTCTCACTGAAAAAATCCGGATATGAGGTTTTTTCAGCAGAATCAGTGAAAAAAGCGAAAAGAATTGCAAGTGATCATAATGTGGATGTTACCATTTGTGATGTGAATCTTCCGGATGGGAATGGACTGGAATTTGTAAGGTGGATGAGATGCAATTATAATACATACATTATTTGTCTTACAGCACTAGATCAGGAGATGGATCAGGTCATGGGATATGAAGCAGGGGCAGATGATTATATTACAAAGCCGTTTAGTCTTTCGGTACTTCTTTTGAAAATAGAAGCACATTTCCGCCGCAGACAGGAGAAAACGGAAGCCGGAAAGATGATTTCGGGAGATATCGTATTTATCGCAGGAGAAATGAAAGTTCTGATAAAGAGTCGTGAAATCAGTCTGACAAAAACAGAGTTGAAAATGCTGACTTTTTTTCTTCAGAATCCGAAACAGATTCTTTCAAAAACACAAATATTGGAAAATGTGTTTGATCTGGAAGGGGATTTTGTGGATGAAAATACAATCGCTGTCAATATCAGAAGACTCCGTGAGAAAATCGAAGACAATCCGGCTGCACCGGTCTATATAAAGAATATCAGAGGTCTTGGGTATATATGGAATCAGGAGGTAAGGCAGTGACAAAGAGATATCGCAAGAAGATTACAGTAGTGCTCTCCTTGGTATTAGCTGTCATATTATTGTTTGCAATATTAAATTGCTTTACCACGTATGTGTTTTATGAAGATTATAAATATAAAATGAATCTTATGACAGAGATTGCTGCAAAGGAAGAATTTTCCGGGCTGGATGCTGTTTCGGAATTGCTTAAGGATAAGGATATTGAAACTAACGAACAGGGAAGGCGATTATTGGAGCAATATGGATACTGGGGGAATAAAGGGAATGCATTTTATTCGCAATTCCGGCATCAGGTTATGGTGACCGGTGCTGTAAGCACTGTGATATGCGTGCTTCTTTTGACTTTTTTACTTTATTGGAAGAAAAAAGAAGATGCGTGTCATCAGAAAATTTTAGACCAGTTGGAAGAAATTCTGATCAGATTCCGTGAAAATAAATTTGATGATTTACTGAAAACGGAAAATCATGCAGAACTGGAAAAATTGAATGACCAGCTTGAAGCAATCGGACATCATATTCAGTTGATAAAGGAAGAAGCAAGGGCAGAAAAGGAGAACACGAAAGAAATGGTTTCTGATATTTCTCACCAGTTAAAGACACCGGTTGCAGCTTTGGATACATGTTTTAGTGTGCTGATGCAGAATGACTTAAGTGCCACAGAACAGGAGGAGTTTCGTATCCGTTGTCGGAGTGCTCTGGATGGACTGGAGACATTATTGCAGTCGCTTCTTGAAATATCCAAGATGGAAACTGGACTGATTCAGATTAATAAGAAAAAACTTCCGCTTATAGATACTGTCATATCTGCTGTGAACCCCACTTATCCTAAAGCGGATGAGAAAGAAATTGAATTCGTTTTTGACTATGAAAAAGAGCTGGAAACATGCATGATTATGCAGGATAAAAGGTGGCTTGGCGAAGCTGTGATCAACGTTCTGGATAATGCGGTCAAGTACAGTCCGGGTGGTTCAAAAATATTTATCCGGTTACAAAAAAGAAACGATCTTGTAAGAATGGAAATTGAGGATCAGGGAATTGGTATTCCGCAGAATGAGTATCACAAAATTTTTCAACGATTTTACAGAGGAAGTTCCAAGGAGGTCATGGAAAAGAGTGGTACAGGAATCGGACTTTTTCTATCGAGAGAAATTATCGAAAAACACGCAGGTACGATTACGGTAACCTCCGGCAAAAAGAAAAAAGGAAGCACGTTTGTGATTCAATTACCATATGATTGTTGCAATTAACTATACCGGAGCAAAAAATGATGTAGATGCAATATGTATTGCTTGTGGTTATAAATGGAAAAGTCGTGCAGATCATTTAGCAGATAGATGTTGGTGTCCTGCATGTAGAAAGAAAAATAATTGTCTTGTTTAGGTTAGAAATCCACCCGTTTTTATTTAGTTGCATTATTGAAAAAAAGGAAGTCTGAAAGGCTTCCTTGGAGAAGAGAAGGTACCACCAAAGTACCATTCAAAATGAAAGATATTAAAAAAGAGAGAACAGATTTCTCTATTCCCTCTTTTGATAATCCTTATTCTATGCGGTTTTCGGATTAGCCGAAGTATCTCTTAAGCAGTCCTTCGAAAGCTTTTCCGTGTCTTGCCTCGTCACGAGCCATCTCATGAACGGTGTCATGGATTGCGTCCAGGTTAGCAGCTTTTGCACGTTTTGCAAGGTCGAACTTACCAGCGGTAGCGCCGTTCTCAGCCTCAACTCTCATCTCCAGGTTCTTCTTGGTGCTGTCTGTTACAACTTCGCCCAGAAGCTCTGCGAATTTTGCTGCATGCTCAGCCTCTTCATAAGCTGCTTTCTCCCAGTACAGGCCGATCTCCGGATAGCCCTCTCTGTGAGCAACTCTTGCCATAGCCAGATACATACCAACCTCGGAGCACTCGCCCTCGAAGTTTGCTCTTAAGTCGTTGAGGATATCTTCGCTGCAGCCCTGTGCAACACCTACAACGTGCTCAGCAGCCCATTCTCTCTCTCCGCCAACCTCTTTGAACTTGTCAGCGCCAACATGACAGACAGGACATTCCTTCGGTGCAGCCTCTCCTTCATAAACATAACCACATACAGTACATACGAATTTTTTCATTGTTTTGATCTCCTTTTCTGATTGTTTTATTTTGTTTTCTTGTTATTAATATCAGTAATTGTTACTGATATTAATATAGCATCTTTTGTTTCATTTGTCAATAGAAGTTGAACATCTTTTTTTGCTTTTGTAGCTATCTTTTATTGCTGCTGTCGGAGCCTGTCCATGCGGGTTCGAATGACCGGAAAACGGTTCCGGCAGCAGCGGGATGTTGCTTCTGATCGACAACGGGAACGGTTATTGCGCTTTTTTATTTTGCAGGCAGTCGGTACAGGTGCCGTAAAAATAGGTGACATGTCCGTCGATGTGTCCGCCGAATTTCTTAGAGGCAATGTCGTGAACCGCCTCCAAATCCAGATTCTCCATATCCATGTCCATGACCTGTCCGCAGGTTTTGCAGATAAAATGGTAATGGGGCTGGACATTGGCATCGAAGCGGTCCGGGCCCTGGCCGGGCGTCAGCTTCTGAATCTCGCCAAGATCTGCAAGGAGAGACAGGTTGCGGTAGACCGTGCCGAGACTGATGTTCGGGAATTCCTGGCGGATATTCATGTATACGGTGTCTGCCGTGGGGTGATCATAACGGGTCTTGAGAAATGCCATGATGGCCTCTCGTTGTTTGCTGTGTTTGATCGCCGGCATATTGCTCCTCCTTTCATAACAATAATTATTACTGTTTTTATTATAATGAGGTTATGAGTATTTGTCAATATTTTTTTCTGTTATGAATCAAAATATGGGAACGATATTTTTAAAGATGAATTTTGGGAAAAATCCGGGTATAATGAAAATACAGTTGGAAAGGGAATATTTTATGCTGGAAAAAGAAACTGCAAAAATGTGGTGTACATGGAAGTGTATATTGCAAGTGGAAATTCGAACTGTAATAACAAGGAAGAAGGAGAATACGGATGGAAACTTTATATGACGTAATCATCATTGGTTCGGGCCCGGCGGGGCTGGCGGCGGCGATCTATGCCAGACGGGCGTGTCTGGAATCCCTGGTGCTGGAAAAAGAATATATGAGCGGCGGACAGGTACTGAACACCTACGAAGTGGATAATTATCCGGGACTGCCCGGGATCGGCGGATTTGACCTGGGGATGAAAATGAAGGAGCACGCGGATCAGCTGGGAGCGGTGTTTGTCATCGGTGCGGTAAAAGCGGTGAGAAGAGAGTCTTCTATTATAATAGTAGAAACGGCGAAAGCGACATACCGGACGAAGACGATGATCATTGCAGCCGGCGCCGGACACCGGAAGCTGGGCATTCCCGGGGAAGAGAAATTTGCCGGGCGGGGCGTATCCTACTGTGCCACCTGTGACGGCGCGTTTTTCCGGGGAAAGACGACAGCGGTTGTGGGCGGCGGCGATGTGGCCGTGGAGGATGCCATTTTCCTGGCCCGGATGTGTGAGAAGGTGTACGTGGTGCATCGAAGACATGAGCTGCGGGCGGCAGGCAGTTTGCAGGAG
Above is a window of Oscillospiraceae bacterium NTUH-002-81 DNA encoding:
- a CDS encoding transcriptional repressor, whose amino-acid sequence is MPAIKHSKQREAIMAFLKTRYDHPTADTVYMNIRQEFPNISLGTVYRNLSLLADLGEIQKLTPGQGPDRFDANVQPHYHFICKTCGQVMDMDMENLDLEAVHDIASKKFGGHIDGHVTYFYGTCTDCLQNKKAQ
- a CDS encoding DUF6019 family protein: MFEELGISFGTALIVLLALYLIIKWAVKNGIKEAYRDITGKVITEDIEAEQICNEEKK
- a CDS encoding NADH peroxidase codes for the protein MKKFVCTVCGYVYEGEAAPKECPVCHVGADKFKEVGGEREWAAEHVVGVAQGCSEDILNDLRANFEGECSEVGMYLAMARVAHREGYPEIGLYWEKAAYEEAEHAAKFAELLGEVVTDSTKKNLEMRVEAENGATAGKFDLAKRAKAANLDAIHDTVHEMARDEARHGKAFEGLLKRYFG
- a CDS encoding response regulator, producing the protein MENYEEKIYSLGETVTGQTQAMSQAVQKTLENNGGVGIMTGSYDQNLSILSVDNLLLHSTGYTFDTFMEHTKGSLINFFYDEEDILERDRFLQLHGTGEAQILAADGTVNNVRLCKEDTTDETGRQIWVMSVQVNWDHVNLALLNEAIYSGFWYFDCDENSEIVNANWSHEFRKMLGYHDTMDFPNKLESWSDLLHPQDKERVMVQLQAAIKDKTNQIKYQVEYRMRMKDNQYQWFRTSAEVIRRLDGSASRIAGIFINIDAEKKEIMQAQKSAAFHRAFTKADLCEYYVNLEANTFDTFKVEPSLMTVFEQSYTWDELIRHFVDSYVVETDKKAVSSFYDRGYIAERLKGLETELALECRITLNGEERWVRNVVIRGEIENSEYAMIFLRDITEAKVESARHLQMAADNASMEQLIQSIVRLVDRFVVCDLENDRYEFYTLNGQMIYKPLGSYHDFQMQVLEKYKTQEPLEAIDILIAPDNIRKKLKSENDIYKFEYCSLDEKTYKIASYIPLEWKNGKLEKVLLASMDVTQEKKAEIESRQALKEAYRSAENANRAKTEFLSNMSHDIRTPMNAIVGLTAIAGANIESQDRVIECLSKITESSRHLLGLINEVLDMARIESGKMTLAQEDFNLPDLVDNLITLTKPVLDEHKHNFDIRINHIEHEAVCGDSLRIQQVFVNLMSNAIKYTPDGGNITFSIEEKPNGFSELGCYEFTIEDNGIGMSPEFQKIMFDPFSRADDHRTTKVQGTGLGMAISRNIVNLMNGNIKVDSTLHKGTKITVTIYLELQEKEKEQDKNLMNLPVLVVDDDKTCCESTVATLKEIGITGEWVLSGKEAVERCYARHELKNDYFAVILDWKMSEMDGIETARQIRKRIGKEITIIVLTSYEFSEIEEEAKAAGVDAFIAKPLFRSRLTATLRQFTSGRKENTARNYLEKLSEADYTGKRILLVEDNELNREIGVEILQMTGAEVETAENGKIAVEKVEASPKGSYDLIFMDIQMPVMNGYEATAAIRSLHGEKGKLPIVAMTANAFAEDVQLAKNTGMNGHIAKPLDMNKLNDVLENWL
- a CDS encoding radical SAM mobile pair protein B, with the protein product MAEVINGILIREVETKNIMTKSSLPVGGYSVNPYVGCTHACKYCYASFMKRFTGHTEEWGTFLDVKHWPEIKNPKKYAGQRVVIGSVTDGYNPQEEQFGNTRKLLEQLIGSDADILICTKSDLVVRDIDLLKKLGRVTVSWSINTLDENFKNDMDSASSIERRIAAMKQVYDAGIRTVCFVSPVFPGITDFEAIFERVKDQCDLFWLENLNLRGGFKKTIMDYIAGKYPDLVPLYDEIYNKHNRSYFEALEVKAEEMAKEYDCPFADNEMPYGRVPQGYPVIVDYFYHEEIRGTENTGKRNR
- a CDS encoding response regulator transcription factor — protein: MPGILVVEDDENLNRGITFSLKKSGYEVFSAESVKKAKRIASDHNVDVTICDVNLPDGNGLEFVRWMRCNYNTYIICLTALDQEMDQVMGYEAGADDYITKPFSLSVLLLKIEAHFRRRQEKTEAGKMISGDIVFIAGEMKVLIKSREISLTKTELKMLTFFLQNPKQILSKTQILENVFDLEGDFVDENTIAVNIRRLREKIEDNPAAPVYIKNIRGLGYIWNQEVRQ
- a CDS encoding HAMP domain-containing sensor histidine kinase, which gives rise to MESGGKAVTKRYRKKITVVLSLVLAVILLFAILNCFTTYVFYEDYKYKMNLMTEIAAKEEFSGLDAVSELLKDKDIETNEQGRRLLEQYGYWGNKGNAFYSQFRHQVMVTGAVSTVICVLLLTFLLYWKKKEDACHQKILDQLEEILIRFRENKFDDLLKTENHAELEKLNDQLEAIGHHIQLIKEEARAEKENTKEMVSDISHQLKTPVAALDTCFSVLMQNDLSATEQEEFRIRCRSALDGLETLLQSLLEISKMETGLIQINKKKLPLIDTVISAVNPTYPKADEKEIEFVFDYEKELETCMIMQDKRWLGEAVINVLDNAVKYSPGGSKIFIRLQKRNDLVRMEIEDQGIGIPQNEYHKIFQRFYRGSSKEVMEKSGTGIGLFLSREIIEKHAGTITVTSGKKKKGSTFVIQLPYDCCN